In a genomic window of Gigantopelta aegis isolate Gae_Host chromosome 9, Gae_host_genome, whole genome shotgun sequence:
- the LOC121380565 gene encoding peritrophin-48-like, which translates to MKGKFVCCFLAVLLQLLSVRGQNNPCVDTTGMVMMAGSQCGQFHACYSGILYKTVLCPEGMALNSTRQRCTVDAFDKCVASMTRSFQCPRDLERAFYPDYSLGCPTRNFFSCRYGEIETGHCPSGKVYDEGTDTCSAEVTCSRAAQCDSTTTFAIYADYNSGCPPTGFFVCLSGTVFANTCQEGLFYNEGVKNCDYARNIPCAQNVKH; encoded by the exons ATGAAGGGGAAGTTCGTCTGCTGTTTTCTAG CTGTGCTGCTTCAGTTGTTGTCTGTCCGTGGACAGAACAACCCGTGCGTGGACACAACTGGCATGGTAATGATGGCGGGCTCACAGTGCGGACAGTTCCACGCCTGCTACAGCGGAATTCTCTACAAGACCGTGCTATGTCCGGAGGGTATGGCGCTGAATTCCACCAGACAGAGATGCACAGTGGACGCCTTCGACAAATGTGTCGCCT CGATGACCAGGTCGTTTCAGTGCCCGAGAGACCTGGAAAGAGCATTCTACCCTGATTATTCCCTCGGCTGCCCAACACGGAACTTCTTCTCGTGCAGGTATGGTGAGATCGAGACAGGCCACTGTCCGTCTGGGAAAGTTTACGACGAAGGCACGGACACTTGCAGCGCCGAGGTTACATGCAGCAGAGCCGCCCAGTGCGACTCGACGACGACGTTTGCCATATACGCCGACTACAACTCCGGCTGCCCTCCAACGGGATTCTTCGTCTGTTTGTCTGGAACAGTGTTCGCCAACACCTGCCAAGAGGGACTGTTTTACAACGAAGGTGTGAAAAATTGTGACTATGCGCGCAATATTCCCTGTGCGCAAAATGTGAAACACTGA
- the LOC121380714 gene encoding sperm-associated antigen 6: MSQRQVLQVFEQYQKSRTQFVQTVAELASRPQNIETLQNAGVMSLLRPLLLDIVPTIQQTAALALGRLANYNDDLAEAVVKGDILPQLVYSLAEQNRFYKKAAAFVLRAVAKHSPQLAQSVVDCGALDALVICLEEFDPGVKESAAWALGYIARHNAELAQAVVDAGAVPLLVLCIQEPELSLKRISASALSDICKHSPELAQTVVDAGAIAHLAQMILNPDAKLKRQVFSALSQIAKHSVDLAEMVVEAEIFPAVLTCLKDPDEYVKKNVATLIREIAKHTPELAQLIVNAGGVAAVVDYVGESKGTVRLPGIMMLGYVAAHSENLAMAVIVSKGVVQLAIALSEEQEDHIQAAAAWALGQIGRHTPEHSKAVAVANVLPKLLQCYLRADVSEDLQTKSKKALKNILQKCVHLPALEPLLHDAPPNILKHVVGQFSKVLPHDSKARRLFVTSGGLKKIQEIKAEAGSALAEYINTINNCYPEEIVKYYSPGYSDALLERVEQYSPQQLTN, translated from the exons ATGAGTCAAAGACAAGTACTACAAG TATTTGAACAATACCAGAAAAGTAGGACACAGTTTGTGCAGACTGTGGCTGAATTGGCATCACGTCCACAAAACATTGAAACTCTTCAAAATGCTGGTGTCATGTCATTACTTCGGCCATTATTGTTGGACATCGTTCCCACAATCCAGCAGACAGCTGCACTAGCACTAGGTCGACTCGCCAACTACAATGATGACCTGGCTGAAGCGGTCGTCAAGGGAGACATATtgccacaactggtgtattcGCTTGCTGAACAGAAC CGGTTTTACAAGAAAGCAGCTGCCTTTGTACTTCGAGCAGTGGCCAAACATTCTCCCCAGCTGGCTCAGTCTGTGGTGGATTGTGGTGCACTTGATGCCCTTGTTATTTGCTTGGAAGAATTTGATCCTGGTGTAAAAGAATCGGCAGCATGGGCATTAGGTTATATCGCCAGACACAATGcag AGTTGGCCCAGGCTGTGGTGGATGCAGGGGCAGTTCCACTTCTTGTGCTCTGCATCCAGGAGCCGGAACTGTCCTTGAAGAGAATCTCGGCCTCAGCACTGAGCGATATCTGTAAGCACTCGCCGGAACTCGCCCAGACCGTGGTTGATGCTGGGGCCATAGCTCACCTAGCACAGATGATACTTAACCCAGATGCCAAGCTGAAG CGACAAGTGTTTTCAGCTCTGAGCCAGATTGCCAAACACTCGGTGGATCTAGCGGAGATGGTTGTGGAGGCAGAAATCTTCCCGGCTGTACTTACGTGTCTGAAAGACCCTGACGAATACGTTAAGAAGAACGTGGCCACACTGATCAGAGAAATAGCAAAACACACACCAGAG CTTGCTCAGCTGATCGTGAATGCTGGTGGGGTGGCTGCGGTTGTCGACTACGTTGGAGAATCAAAGGGAACCGTTCGACTACCGGGCATCATGATGCTAGGATATGTGGCAGCTCATTCGGAAAATCTGGCCATGGCTGTTATCGTGTCAaag GGAGTAGTTCAGCTGGCGATCGCGCTGTCGGAGGAGCAGGAGGACCACATCCAGGCAGCGGCGGCCTGGGCGCTCGGTCAGATTGGTCGACACACGCCCGAACACTCGAAGGCCGTTGCTGTCGCCAACGTCCTGCCCAAACTACTGCAGTGCTACTTGAGAGCCGATGTGTCCGAGGACTTACAGACAAAG AGCAAGAAAGCTTTGAAGAACATCCTACAGAAGTGTGTGCACCTGCCGGCCCTGGAGCCGCTGTTACACGACGCCCCGCCCAACATCCTGAAGCACGTGGTCGGTCAGTTTAGCAAGGTGTTGCCGCATGACTCGAAGGCCAGGCGATTGTTTGTCACCAGTGGGGGGCTCAAGAAGATACAGGAGATCAAGGCAGAGGCCGGATCAGCCCTTGCAGAATATATCAACACAATCAACAACTGCTACCCAGAGGAAATCGTAAA
- the LOC121380811 gene encoding autophagy-related protein 101-like — protein sequence MNARSQIFELSVEGRQIEEVVQSIFHTLLMHRTLGKFHYKQEHSYSIGTVGVVDVDCDFIDFTYVRVASEYLESCIRRDVSMFRDALRSTEEPQSGQIALEFFQKKRARWPFQAECIPWEVWTVKLDVLTLANEHERQVCREKVGEMLGDKIMYIAEMMNRHEYVPKMPDQSDLELIFDTVQSDVQPYLYRISHQSTGPSSASVGTTMRKFLKDTLAL from the exons ATGAATGCAAGATCTCAAATTTTTGAATTG TCTGTTGAAGGACGCCAGATAGAAGAAGTTGTTCAGA GTATATTCCACACACTTTTGATGCACAGAACTCTTGGAAAG tttCACTACAAGCAAGAACATAGCTATTCTATTGGAACAGTTGGAGTGGTTGATGTGGATTGTGATTTCATTGACTTCActtat GTACGCGTGGCATCTGAGTATCTTGAGAGCTGTATCCGGCGAGATGTCAGTATGTTCCGCGATGCTCTCAGAAGTACGGAGGAACCACAGTCTGGCCAG ATAGCTCTGGAGTTTTTCCAGAAGAAGAGAGCAAGATGGCCGTTCCAGGCTGAATGTATCCCTTGGGAGGTGTGGACGGTCAAGCTGGACGTTCTCACACTGGCCAATGAACATG aGCGACAAGTGTGTCGAGAAAAGGTTGGAGAAATGCTGGGAGATAAAATCATGTACATTGCCGAGATGATGAATCGACACGAATATGTGCCAAAAATGCCTGATCAGTCCGATTTGGAGTTAATCTTTGATACTGTCCAATCAGATGTACAACCATACCTGTATAGA ATTTCACATCAGTCAACGGGACCGTCTTCTGCTTCAGTTGGAACAACGATGCGAAAGTTCCTCAAGGATACTCTGGCTTTGTGA
- the LOC121380925 gene encoding CDGSH iron-sulfur domain-containing protein 3, mitochondrial-like: MALPMKLKYFRNLQKKASSFVLIQRRFLTPDDLADDPKRKKHVEEPQFPDEYSLDGPPKGKSYDKKPFSMELTAGKRYSWCSCGYSHTQPMCDGTHKTLWGTAEKKTMPKARPIRFQVDETKNYWLCNCKQTSKRPFCDGTHKRPDIQELKL; encoded by the exons ATGGCGCTTCCCATGAAACTGAAATACTTTAGAAATTTGCAGAAAAAAGCTAGTTCATTTGTATTGATACAG CGTAGGTTTTTAACTCCTGATGACTTGGCTGACGACCCAAAGAGGAAGAAGCATGTAGAGGAACCACAGTTTCCCGATGAGTACTCCCTCGATGGACCTCCAAAGGGAAAGAGCTATGACAAGAAGCCATTTAGCATGGAGCTCACTGCTGGGAAGAGATATTCATGGTGTTCTTGTGGCTACAGTCACACTCAG CCCATGTGTGATGGAACACACAAGACTCTGTGGGGTACGGCTGAGAAGAAAACGATGCCCAAAGCCCGGCCAATTCGCTTCCAGGTGGATGAGACAAAGAACTACTGGTTGTGTAACTGCAAACAAACATCAAAGCGCCCGTTCTGTGATGGCACCCACAAACGACCTGACATACAAGAACTAAAACTCTGA